From the Theobroma cacao cultivar B97-61/B2 chromosome 2, Criollo_cocoa_genome_V2, whole genome shotgun sequence genome, one window contains:
- the LOC18607720 gene encoding purple acid phosphatase gives MGSSSSSPSLAAFAVIVLALVLSSAVLCNGGKTSVYVRNVEKTVDMPLDSDVFGLPSGYNAPQQVHITQGDHVGKAVIVSWVTDDEPGSSTVLYWSENSKQKKMAEGKVKTYKFYNYTSGYIHHCTIRNLEYNTKYYYMVGVGHTMRKFWFTTPPEVGPDVPYTFGLIGDLGQTFDSNSTLTHYEQNPRKGQTVLFVGDLSYADNYPNHDNVRWDTWARFVERSVAYQPWIWTAGNHEIDFAPEIGETKPFKPYTHRYHVPYRASKSTAPFWYSIKRASAYIIVLSSYSAYGMYTPQYQWLKGELPKVNRSETPWLIVLMHSPWYNSYNYHYMEGETMRVMYEPWFVQYKVDVVFAGHVHAYERSERVSNIAYNIVNGICTPVKNQSAPVYITIGDGGNIEGLATNMTEPQPVYSAYREASFGHAIFDIKNRTHAYYSWHRNHDGYAVEADSMWFFNRFWHPVDESATSQ, from the exons ATgggttcttcttcttcttctccttctttgGCAGCTTTTGCCGTTATTGTTCTGGCTTTGGTTTTGAGTTCTGCAGTGTTGTGTAATGGAGGCAAAACCAGCGTCTATGTCAGGAACGTGGAGAAAACTGTCGATATGCCTCTTGACAGCGATGTCTTTGGACTCCCGTCTGGCTACAATGCACCCCAACAG GTTCATATAACACAAGGAGATCATGTCGGAAAAGCTGTGATTGTTTCATGGGTGACTGACGATGAACCCGGTTCCAGTACGGTGCTTTACTGGAGTGAGAACAGCAAGCAAAAGAAGATGGCAGAGGGAAAAGTCAAAACCTACAAGTTCTACAATTACACCTCTGGTTACATTCATCACTGTACCATCAGAAACCTGGAG TATAACACCAAATATTACTACATGGTTGGTGTTGGTCATACTATGCGAAAATTCTGGTTTACAACTCCTCCTGAAGTTGGTCCTGACGTCCCATACACATTTGGTCTCATTG GGGATCTAGGGCAGACTTTTGATTCAAATAGTACACTCACTCATTATGAACAAAATCCAAGGAAAGGTCAAACAGTATTGTTTGTTGGGGATCTTTCCTATGCGGATAACTATCCCAATCATGATAATGTAAGATGGGATACATGGGCAAGGTTTGTTGAGAGAAGTGTTGCATATCAACCATGGATATGGACCGCAGGAAATCATGAAAttgattttgcccctgaaaTT GGTGAAACAAAGCCTTTTAAGCCTTACACTCATCGTTATCATGTTCCTTATCGTGCATCAAAAAGCACTGCTCCCTTTTGGTACTCAATAAAGAGAGCGTCAGCATACATTATAGTCTTGTCTTCGTATTCAGCATATG GTATGTACACTCCTCAGTACCAATGGCTAAAAGGCGAGCTACCAAAAGTTAACAGGAGTGAAACACCATGGCTAATTGTTCTTATGCATTCCCCATGGTATAATAGCTACAACTACCATTACATGGAAGGAGAAACCATGAGAGTAATGTATGAGCCATGGTTCGTGCAGTACAAAGTTGATGTTGTATTTGCCGGTCATGTCCATGCCTATGAACGATCT GAACGTGTATCCAACATTGCATACAATATTGTAAACGGTATTTGCACACCTGTGAAGAATCAATCTGCACCTGTATACATCACTATTGGTGATGGAGGGAATATCGAAGGCTTAGCAACCAA CATGACCGAGCCACAGCCAGTGTATTCAGCATATCGTGAAGCCAGTTTTGGTCATGCCATTTTCGATATCAAGAACCGGACACATGCTTATTACAGTTGGCACCGCAACCATGATGGATATGCCGTTGAAGCTGATTCAATGTGGTTTTTCAACAGATTCTGGCATCCAGTTGATGAGTCTGCAACCTCTCAATGA
- the LOC18607721 gene encoding WD repeat-containing protein 13, whose product MAEGTITNDSSKGDGATAIQNNNDCINSTDNGTNKITIKKANVKDPEIFSCLLQPATSDSDRDYIGIRRFLLARKAESGFHRRLDWRCNEKGYVAYRNYIRRPRNWENLQIPSHSSTPGNSGRWISTPSPLSHLFKVESWNSSSRDLRSGTLASNHRTSFSSSISDSDRPRRQGVEPAYSFVGMHCIFDQCKAAVTVLKFGHMSSDLLAYGASDGTLTVCTVSETPSVMKQLKGHSKDVTDFDFSSNNQYIASSSMDKTVRVWELSKGLCIRVIYGVSSQMCIRFHPVNNNFLSVGNANKEITVFNFSTGRIIKKSVFDSEVTSMDHDHAGQLIFCGDAQGCIYTVSMDSHTGALSRSHRYRSSSKQKCPVTTVQYRSFSLLAGGPVLLTCTQDGSLSFFSVALEIQGYLTLRCSLKLSPRIHSIRASFCPLLSLDKGEYIVAGSEDSNVYFYDLTRPRHTCVNKLQGHRFPVIGVAWNHGENLLASSDLYGVVIVWKRAKTS is encoded by the exons ATGGCGGAAGGTACAATCACGAACGACAGCTCCAAGGGAGACGGAGCCACCGCAATTCAAAATAACAACGATTGTATCAATAGCACCGATAATGGCACCAATAAAATCACTATAAAGAAAGCGAATGTGAAGGATCCGGAAATTTTTAGTTGCTTGCTTCAACCGGCGACTTCCGATTCCGATCGCGATTACATCGGCATTCGCCGATTTCTTCTTGCTCGCAAAGCCGAGTCCGGTTTTCATCGCCGACTT GATTGGAGATGTAATGAAAAAGGTTATGTGGCGTACCGAAATTACATTCGTAGGCCAAGAAACTGGGAAAATTTGCAAATACCAAGCCACTCGAGTACTCCTGGAAACAG TGGGCGATGGATTTCTACTCCAAGTCCACTCTCGCATTTGTTTAAGGTGGAAAGCTGGAATTCTAGCAGCAGG GATCTACGAAGTGGCACTCTGGCTTCAAATCACAGAACAAGTTTCAGTTCTAGCATAAGTGATAGTGATCGCCCACGTCGACAAGGAGTTGAGCCTGCATATTCTTTTGTTGGAATGCATTGCATCTTTGACCAGTGCAAAGCAGCtg TTACAGTTTTGAAGTTTGGGCACATGAGTTCTGATCTACTTGCATATGGGGCATCAGATGGGACTTTGACAGTTTGCACTGTCTCTGAGACACCTTCAGTTATGAAGCAACTAAAAGGGCATTCAAAAGATGTCACAG ATTTTGACTTCTCATCAAACAATCAATATATTGCATCATCATCAATGGATAAAACTGTGCGAGTATGGGAGTTATCAAAAGGCCTTTGCATTCGTGTAATATATGGAGTCTCTTCACAAATGTGTATTCGCTTTCATCCT GTAAATAACAACTTTCTTTCAGTTGGTAATGCAAATAAAGAGATCACT GTGTTCAATTTCAGTACTGGAAGGATTATTAAGAAATCAGTCTTTGACAGTGAGGTTACCTCAATGGACCATGATCATGCTGGTCAGCTCATTTTCTGTGGAGATGCACAG GGATGCATATACACTGTGAGTATGGACTCCCACACAGGTGCATTATCCCGTTCTCATCGTTATAGAAGTAGCAGCAAGCAGAAATGTCCAGTCACAACGGTGCAGTACCGAAGTTTTTCCTTACTGGCCGGGGGCCCTGTGTTGCTGACATGTACTCAAGATGGaagtctttctttctttag TGTTGCTTTGGAAATACAAGGTTATCTAACCCTGCGCTGCTCACTCAAATTAAGCCCACGAATACACAGCATTCGAGCATCCTTCTGCCCTCTGCTTTCCCTTGATAAGGGAGAATATATAG TTGCTGGGAGTGAGGATTCAAATGTTTACTTCTATGATTTAACTCGGCCAAGGCATACCTGTGTAAATAAGCTACAG GGTCATCGTTTTCCAGTTATAGGAGTAGCTTGGAATCACGGG